The genome window attaggataagctttaatttgtattaaggacttgtatgcatttaagatgctttagtatgtaatagaatatttaagatgctttaatatgtaatagaatatttaagatgctttaatatgtattagaatagtatttcccaaataaggaaaaaaacattccacaggtttccacaggcggttgacttaagaaaccacctgtgggaatgtatttccacaggcggttcaccgaaggaaccgcctgtggaaatgatttccacaggcggtttcttaagtcaatcgcctgtggaaatcgtttctatttatataaccgCGCGCGGCCCCAAAAACCCTAGTGCTTTCACAAAATATCGACCGCGCCGTCAGGCTGTCCATCCGTCCGCCTCCCGCACTCTCCCTTTCTGCCGAGTGTGACCGCGCCGAGGAGCCGCCGTCACCGCCGAGTtcgacagcgccgaggaggagccaccgccgccgccgagttcgacagcaccgaggaggagccgccgccgccaccgagttcgacagcgccgaggaggagccgcgccgccgaggtcgacagcgccgaggaggagccgccgccgccggtgagtagttccatatccccctcccggccgagccgtcgtagtcggttctccggccggccgtgtgtcccccccccccttctctgtgatgccggccatcgtgccgtggtgcAGCGTCGCCGGTGAGTAGCTCCGtttccccctcccggccgagccgtcgtagtcggttctccggccggcggtgtgttcccccccccccccaccttctctgtgatgccggccatcgtgccataGTTTTAGAACCTAACATGTGAGAACTCACTCTTGTAATGATACCAAGCCTCTCCAGCTTTCGAACAGCATCCATCACCTCAAAATTGCATTGCAAGCCAAACTCTTCCTGGATCAACTCTTCGCATTGCAAGTCAAGATCCTAGCACATTGGGGAAACATGAATATTTAGTTTGCATTTtctcttgcataagaacacatacAGAAACAGAATATAGCTTAATGaaagaacaaaatatacatcattGGTAGCCTTTCCATTTTCCATCAAAATATAGTAGGCTATTATGACCTCCTTGACCTGAACATCAGAAACCACAAAGATGAAAGTAAATTGTTAGCTCAGCTTTGAATTCCCATGTCTGAACTAAATGCTTTCTTTTGTTGATTCTGAATAAAACACGAGTAGACCTACTTCTTGCTGAATCACATCATCGTAGAGGTGCAGGAGAGTGCCTTTCCCACTATCTAGTTGTTTGTCATACATTGATTGAGTGATTAGGTTTTGATAGGTTGCCATGTTCTGTTGAAACCTGCATTAAGTGTAACTAATTTAACAGACTGCCAATACGACCATTAACAATAATAAAGTAGCATCTTAATGAAGTTTGTGCATTTTGTGAATGCATTATCGATCGAGTCTAAAAGGTCAAAAACACAAAAACTCTCTAACTTTTCTTTTATCTGCATAAAACATTGCTGATAGAATaagttataaaaaaatagttcaacTGAGATACTCACGAGAAATAGATCTTGGCACAATATCCTGCCAGAGCAGAGAGAATGGCAATCACAACCCAGAAATCAGCTTTAGGTATTTCCAGTGAACTGATGAGTGTAACCTAGGCGATTTGACAAAATTAAATCAGCAGGTGAAGATCTGAAGAACCACAACAGAATCAAAAGAAACCTATTCCACTCCACTTACAAGTCCGATAACAACAGAAACAATAAATTGAACCCAATCCATTGGTGTGAGGCTTGggtttttcttctcaggctgcAATAGAATAGCTCTTCAGCATAATTCCAGTTCAAGAAATAAGTATGGCTGTGAcattttcctttagaaaaagGACACTTACTAACCAGAACCAACTCCATATCTGCCATTGGAATATTTTTGAAGTGTTTTACATGGATTGCTCTATCATTCTGGCCCTTGGGACTTTTCCTCCttaagtaatatatatatacatcatcAGAAATCAGTTCACATAGTAATTTAATGCAATGAGCCGTATCACAACCAAGACTACAAAATTGCCTCCAACCTCAAATAGTCAAATTCATTTTATAACTTTTACCTGTACAAGACAATCACTTCTTCAAAAGTAGGCTCTTGAATTGCGACCTTGCCAATTAAGTTCTGCAAGCTGCAATGCATGGAGAAAAATGTGAGAGGCAGAGGCCTAAGAGCATGATAGAAACGGATTAGATTGCATAACTAAACAGGTTAAGAAGAGAACAAAAACCTTAATTCCATTGTTTCAAGTCATATACGTTCAACATATAGCTCCTTGTCCTCTACATCACCAGTTAGATCATCATTTTTCTTGGAATCTATCTTTGTCCTACCGATTTACTTTCTTGCGAAGAGCTTTTGTAGTATGAAATTCCAGTATGGAAAATTGGTGAACCTATGGATGAGCAAGATAAAATGCACAGGGCATTACATGTGCAGCGGATAGACACCTCGTCTTCTCTAGGAACCATCGCCATGTACGACCTATGATCACATCCACTTTTTCCATGAAGAAAAAGTTACTAGTGCGGTCCAGTCCAATGCCCCTCCGAAATATGACATACTGGCCCCTTTTCATCCAAAACAGCGGTGTTCGAATAATCTAATATTGTCATTCTCTGCTCTCTAATTTCTatgcttttcttgtgttctatgatactccatcttgcattttacactactactaaattcccctttttttcatactagcatacttgttagctttttctaggcaacaataatccagcggtcgattaagtactatggggcagaagaggacagtagcccctaagaaaccagaagcaagaaGGATTCTGAtgttgcaatagaggcctccccggcacagaggacgctcgcaatagaggcctccccggcacagaggtcagatagggacccaagccctcaccagccgtcctcctccgacagcagcaaaagctcgggctcgtagcACAGCCCGAGCCATGTTCCGTGCGATCGGGAGATCCgccgtcgggaaagtgacaacgagtacgatcccgccgaagaggtatttagttgagtcaatgcattttatacttcttaaatggaggaatatcttctgttgatgtcaactctccttttttttctctctagagggtgagggtgcaaagatcttcacgtcgatcatctgcgccacaacattctgcgccacaacccaccgctacatctgtgcctgaaacttcgggtccctctgggccgacgctgaaacgaagaaggggcgagcgtagtagaaacaagttgccgtccggcacttatacaataacacaggtcggtgttgaaggggagcctattgcacctcgtgaggcctgcgccaaattccgcaacggtTGCGGATtctttgtcaaggagtacgtcccaatcactgtaactgattgccgattggtgtcggatgagacaAAGGAGTTtctatgggcaacattgcagagaaccatccgattcccctcgggaacagaggaagcagccaaacagaatgcattgaaaactatgggaaaaagtttccggggttggaagagtgagctcaacaaggaattcgtgaagaagaatctggtaccctttaataaatacagaaagattacaccagagcaatgggcagagtttgttaggcagaagatcacacctgatgccatcaaactgggtgaatcgttcaagcaacttgcgaagaagaataagcaccaTCATCACCTGGGCacatctgggtacgcccccaaaattcctgagtggaggaggcaagaagaagaggctgcccgggctggaaaacccaaccctttagaaaattgtgacgagcgaagcaggaactgggtctacgctcggtcacaacgaaccgagtctggggacttagccttcaatagccccgagaccatggaggtgacccagaccatccaagggcttgctaaggaagggtctctagagcccgacagggagaatgacctgcttatcaaggccctggggaacaaagaacatccgggtcgcactcgaggcatcggatcaaaagtgggctggaagcatgggttcccaaacgaTGCGGGCTAGTACAAGacacgtaatagatataagaagaccctagaggaacagatacaagaacaggttaaggtcgaattcatgaagatgtggaatgaaaaggagaaggaaagggcggcattaatgctgatagagcaaccaaccagcccaggatttcggagcagcgtcgggtccacacatttcgatagccagagatatcctgtggatgaaatcaaagaggctaccccttgcattcttcatgttccggtcggcaagggagacttcactgtcgaggctgccactggccaggccattccaggccgtgtgtttcacagtcaagatattccgaCCGGTTACGCCAAAGTACAAGTGGACTTGGTGCAGCCGATTTTCaggaagtacaagcttgaaatcagcgcacctgagggtattgagattctcgatgaggctgttggaaacttcattttgtggcccagacAGGATATCATATTGagctgtcagaagtcacaatcgccagcgtcatgCCTGTCCCAgggcccagcatctctgcctcaggcatcgctgccccagagccaactcactccgcctcaggcacctcagccccagagccaacccactccgcctcaggcacctcagcccccgcgccaaccctctccgcctcatGCACCGTCGCCCTCGCGCCCAGTATCTCCGCTgcaggcaacttcgcatcgtgcttcaccgtctacaactcaggcacctccgcctccagcgtctctgactccggcgtctccgcctccggcacatccatcacctgagcatcggagagttcctacaatgattaccccatatgagaagattgatctacctgatccgatgaagaggtggcttctgtcctcgtcaaaaccaaaggcatcatccgctcaggaatctccagcgaagggaaATCTCACaaaagagatcgtcaaagcattaagtacctcacagatagatttcgtacctacactggatgttcccgaaaaatatgagcatggcaagccatttctgccatcatttcaactccaggaaggtccgTAGGAAATGAGGAAATTCcatgaatggtacatgagggcatgtcgcgcgggcctctccataatcactgcttctgtccccactatcgtttatctaagcggagacaactacctcatgttggatttcaaggacatgcacgctttgttctgcctcgacaaacttgacgtcaatctcataagcgtgtggtgcctgtaagtgccaacaatctacctctacgttcatatatgtaccaatatatgttatagaagctaatgactattgatttgttctgtaggatgcaatttaacgatgcggataagttaaagaggcatgtcggattcattgatccgcaacgaattttccagccaaacatgatcgtgaacataaggactgatgaccctaggattaaggggaagagtaaaaaggataaagcacgggtcataaaagaagcaaccaaaacaaaaaggcttgaaatgtcaacctacataaGAAGGACTATGCTaaaaatgcaggacaaggactgcatcttcgctccctacaattttaagtaagtgtgatacgttatgaatctaacataagtgttcaacttagttgatcgatcaagaatctaacagaagtattcatgtagcgatcactatatttgtataatgctgatgccgaagtcgagcagactcgtggtccttgactctgccaatttccaacaaaaatcctaccaagatttcattgacgttatacagaggtaaaggaaatcccccatacttaaaattcttatacattatttatgaattgataattacttgttggtattcaaatagggcctacaagtggtacgtaacgaaaggtgggatacacgatacgg of Phragmites australis chromosome 3, lpPhrAust1.1, whole genome shotgun sequence contains these proteins:
- the LOC133910700 gene encoding uncharacterized protein LOC133910700, which gives rise to MELSLQNLIGKVAIQEPTFEEVIVLYRRKSPKGQNDRAIHVKHFKNIPMADMELVLPEKKNPSLTPMDWVQFIVSVVIGLVTLISSLEIPKADFWVVIAILSALAGYCAKIYFSFQQNMATYQNLITQSMYDKQLDSGKGTLLHLYDDVIQQEVGLLVFYSESTKESI